In Mercurialis annua linkage group LG6, ddMerAnnu1.2, whole genome shotgun sequence, the following are encoded in one genomic region:
- the LOC126687767 gene encoding uncharacterized protein LOC126687767, with amino-acid sequence MEDGLIEACAQMRLTEDEQTTITLEDVVDDFADERAKLCLVGKLLTQIPYNLNHLRNSLISAWKLVKGFNVKDVGNDLFICELFTKNDKNRILREGPWNFDKQLILFEQLHGNMQPNNMILKHCVVWVRIYNLPMNCRGRAALSKIGAKLGRVVDVDCDSGECNRYGRIRVNLDVSKPIIRGTKVINPLGEQCWIPFKYERIQNFCYWCGLLDHMVADCDDKPEETEVSDWPYGPSLRATPRKRSMMGNKSGSQPRYDVSDNHTTEASPSVSGGNPVGPRRSLNLGQNDREEVDDSVSRASKEGLVQSHGNDGDTAHAGDAVDVLVQLEGLVEVDVHQAKSNGKNAVEIASTSKKGTAISGKKHSTEGLWKRKKTGRTVGIATDGSTSSKTTTKRPRSLLQGGDSDDLFSKKVRDGLMNQFEKFKISTETGSQSRRTQ; translated from the coding sequence ATGGAGGACGGGTTAATTGAAGCGTGTGCTCAGATGCGTCTTACTGAGGACGAACAGACGACAATAACGCTTGAGGATGTGGTAGATGATTTTGCTGATGAAAGAGCTAAGTTATGCTTGGTAGGGAAACTGTTAACGCAAATACCTTATAACCTGAACCACCTAAGGAATTCGTTGATCAGTGCATGGAAGCTGGTAAAGGGCTTTAACGTGAAAGATGTGGGGAATGATTTATTCATCTGTGAATTATTTACGAAGAATGACAAAAATAGAATATTGAGGGAAGGACCATGGAATTTTGACAAGCAATTGATTCTTTTTGAACAACTGCACGGGAATATGCAACCGAATAACATGATTCTGAAACATTGCGTGGTATGGGTCAGAATTTACAACTTACCCATGAACTGCAGGGGTAGGGCTGCTCTAAGCAAAATAGGAGCGAAGCTGGGGCGTGTGGTGGATGTTGACTGTGATAGTGGAGAATGTAATCGATACGGCagaattagggttaatttgGATGTTTCAAAACCAATTATACGGGGTACTAAAGTGATTAATCCGCTTGGTGAACAGTGTTGGATTCCGTTCAAATACGAACGTATTCAAAACTTTTGCTACTGGTGTGGACTGTTAGATCATATGGTGGCAGATTGTGATGATAAACCTGAGGAGACAGAAGTTTCGGACTGGCCGTATGGACCAAGCCTTCGAGCTACACCAAGGAAGAGGAGTATGATGGGGAACAAATCGGGTTCACAGCCAAGATATGATGTATCCGATAACCATACTACTGAGGCGTCTCCATCGGTTTCTGGTGGGAATCCTGTGGGACCTCGAAGATCTCTTAATCTGGGTCAGAATGACCGTGAGGAAGTTGATGACAGTGTGAGTAGGGCATCTAAAGAGGGCTTGGTTCAGTCACATGGGAATGATGGAGACACTGCCCATGCTGGTGATGCAGTGGATGTACTCGTGCAGTTAGAGGGACTTGTTGAAGTTGACGTCCATCAAGCTAAGTCAAACGGAAAAAATGCGGTTGAGATTGCCAGTACGAGCAAAAAGGGGACGGCGATTTCAGGGAAAAAACATAGTACGGAAGGGTTATGGAAGAGGAAGAAAACTGGCAGGACTGTAGGTATTGCAACAGATGGGAGTACTAGCTCAAAAACTACTACGAAGAGACCTAGAAGCTTGTTACAAGGTGGGGATTCAGACGATCTTTTCTCTAAGAAAGTTAGAGATGGCTTAATGAATCAGTTTGAAAAATTCAAGATATCGACGGAGACTGGGAGCCAGTCTCGCCGGACGCAATGA